CCAGGTTGGTCTTGATCAGACCGTGGAGGTACTCGCCCCAGCCCGTGTTCTTGACCGCCCGGAACGTCCAGAAGTTGTTGAGCGCGTACTGGAAGACGATCGTGATCTCGATGGCGATCGCCGCCGCGAGCAGGTAGTGGATGCCGGCGTACTCGACGAACCCGCCCAGTAGCAGCGTCTGGAGGCCCGCGGCCACCGCACCGACGATGGCGAAACGCCGGATTCGAACCGCAAAGCGTCCACCGACTGCCTGTCTGAGCAGTGCCCGAACCATTCGTTATCGATAACCAAGCGCCTCCAGTCGCTTCTCGACGGCCTCGTCTGCCGAGACCTGCGCCGTCTCGTCGCGTTCGAGCGACCGCGC
The DNA window shown above is from Halalkalicoccus jeotgali B3 and carries:
- a CDS encoding GtrA family protein → MVRALLRQAVGGRFAVRIRRFAIVGAVAAGLQTLLLGGFVEYAGIHYLLAAAIAIEITIVFQYALNNFWTFRAVKNTGWGEYLHGLIKTNLVRGSAIPIQLGVLYGIVTWSGIAYLIANIIAILISGVYRYVLDARWTWDV